A section of the Spirosoma pollinicola genome encodes:
- a CDS encoding glycoside hydrolase family 127 protein, translating to MLYRQRLHLVLLAALLTQVAVAQPARTHIIHPLKLEQVRVNDLFWSPKLKVWDAKTVYDVFDKLEGHYEPDLKDLIDEKTKLGRTRNAFLNFDLVAQGKKNTGSHDGPPWYDGLVYETIRGAADLLAEYPDPKLEKKIDAYIDRIAAAQAADPDGYLNTYTTLEKPTQRWGTNGGDDKWQHDVYNAGMLIEAAVHYYKATGKTKLLNVATKFSNYMYREMGPYPKKNVIPGHGGPEEAILKLYWLFTDEPGLKAKMSVPVNEKHYYELATFWIENRGNYGDKDGRYARKSDESYNQDHMSVFKQRTIEGHAVRATLLATGVAATALENQDPRYVATANAYWDNMIGKRMFITGGEGAIADGERFGANFFMPESAYLESCAAIGSAFFSQRMNELEADGKYIDELERVLYNNLLSSISLQGDHYFYENPLVATDHKRWAWHGCPCCPPMLLKMVSALPGFIYAYDTDAAYVNLFIGSQADLSVEGTNINLKQVTHYPWKGESVIVVNPATPKTFTVKVRIPGWAQKQENPFSLYTSSVGGQVSLNVNGKAVAVQPQNGYVSIRRTWKKGDRIELSLPMQPRIVSPSDSIQTIKGKVALASGPIVYGLEGIDNPNLNELTLPASTPLTLTYKTALLNGVNVITGQGQNKDGKAVSFSAIPFYTFGNRGVYPYKVWVPGL from the coding sequence ATGCTTTACCGTCAACGTTTACATCTGGTCTTGCTCGCTGCCCTGCTAACTCAGGTGGCCGTTGCTCAGCCCGCCCGCACACATATCATTCACCCGCTGAAACTGGAGCAGGTGCGCGTGAATGACCTATTCTGGAGCCCTAAATTAAAGGTGTGGGATGCCAAAACGGTATACGATGTGTTCGACAAGCTGGAAGGTCATTACGAACCCGATCTCAAGGATTTAATAGACGAAAAAACGAAGCTGGGACGTACGCGTAACGCGTTTCTGAACTTCGACCTGGTGGCGCAGGGAAAGAAAAATACGGGCAGCCATGATGGCCCTCCCTGGTATGATGGGCTGGTATACGAAACCATTCGCGGTGCCGCCGACCTGCTGGCCGAATACCCCGACCCGAAACTGGAAAAGAAGATCGACGCCTACATTGACCGCATTGCCGCAGCTCAGGCCGCCGACCCGGATGGCTATCTGAACACCTACACAACCCTCGAAAAACCGACACAGCGGTGGGGTACGAACGGCGGAGACGATAAGTGGCAACATGATGTGTATAACGCGGGTATGCTGATCGAAGCCGCCGTGCATTATTACAAAGCCACGGGCAAAACGAAGCTGCTTAACGTAGCGACCAAATTCAGCAATTACATGTATCGGGAAATGGGGCCGTATCCCAAAAAGAACGTCATTCCCGGACATGGTGGACCGGAAGAGGCTATCCTGAAACTCTACTGGCTGTTTACCGACGAACCGGGGCTAAAAGCGAAAATGAGCGTACCCGTAAACGAGAAACACTATTACGAACTGGCAACGTTCTGGATCGAAAACCGGGGTAATTACGGGGATAAAGACGGTCGGTATGCCCGAAAGAGCGACGAGTCATACAATCAAGATCACATGTCTGTCTTTAAACAGCGCACGATAGAGGGCCATGCCGTGCGGGCAACCTTGCTGGCCACCGGCGTGGCGGCTACGGCGCTGGAAAATCAGGACCCACGCTATGTGGCAACGGCCAACGCTTACTGGGATAATATGATTGGCAAGCGGATGTTCATCACGGGGGGCGAAGGCGCCATTGCCGATGGGGAGCGTTTCGGGGCTAACTTTTTCATGCCCGAATCGGCTTATCTGGAATCCTGTGCTGCTATTGGCTCAGCATTTTTCAGCCAGCGCATGAACGAACTCGAAGCCGACGGCAAATACATCGACGAACTGGAACGGGTGCTGTATAACAACCTGCTGTCGAGCATTTCGCTACAGGGCGATCATTACTTTTACGAGAATCCGCTGGTAGCCACCGACCACAAGCGCTGGGCCTGGCATGGTTGCCCGTGCTGTCCGCCCATGCTGCTCAAAATGGTGTCGGCGCTGCCGGGATTCATCTACGCCTACGACACCGATGCCGCCTACGTGAACCTGTTTATTGGGAGCCAGGCCGACCTGAGCGTTGAGGGAACCAACATCAACCTAAAGCAGGTGACACATTACCCCTGGAAAGGCGAATCGGTGATTGTTGTCAATCCGGCCACACCGAAAACCTTTACGGTGAAAGTCCGCATACCGGGATGGGCGCAAAAGCAGGAAAATCCGTTCAGTTTATACACCTCTTCCGTTGGGGGCCAAGTGTCGTTGAATGTGAACGGGAAAGCTGTGGCCGTGCAACCGCAGAATGGGTATGTATCTATCCGTCGAACCTGGAAAAAAGGCGACCGTATCGAACTGTCCCTGCCGATGCAGCCCCGAATCGTTTCCCCCAGCGATTCGATTCAGACAATCAAAGGCAAAGTAGCCTTGGCGTCCGGCCCTATTGTGTATGGACTGGAGGGCATCGACAACCCCAACCTGAACGAGCTCACACTACCCGCCAGCACCCCGCTCACGTTAACCTACAAAACGGCACTCCTGAACGGGGTCAATGTAATTACAGGGCAGGGCCAGAATAAAGACGGGAAAGCGGTAAGTTTCAGCGCCATCCCGTTCTATACCTTCGGCAACCGGGGCGTTTACCCGTATAAGGTTTGGGTGCCGGGCTTGTAG
- a CDS encoding ring-cleaving dioxygenase, with the protein MDNRILGLHHITAIANNAQRNYDFYTHVLGLHMVKKTVNFDDPGTYHFYYGNEEGTPGTILTFFPWEGIGPGKNGVGMATEIGYSVPAGSLDNWAGRFMEFGVSMGEQSERFGETYLPFTDPDGLAIALIQHSDQRPVWETADIKLDMATQGFHSVTLSLQTIEATARVLTDIFGYTLQAQEGNRYRFVTDAIPTASIVDLLEEPKGTTGRNAAGTNHHVAFRVANDTIQMEFRDKILSKGLQITPKIDRDYFFSLYFREPGGVLFEIATDNPGFTVDEPLEELGTNLKLPKQYETSRERIEKSLPLLVAR; encoded by the coding sequence ATGGACAACCGCATTTTAGGCCTACATCACATCACGGCAATTGCCAACAATGCCCAGCGCAACTACGATTTTTATACCCATGTGCTGGGGCTGCACATGGTAAAAAAGACTGTCAACTTCGATGATCCTGGTACGTATCATTTTTACTACGGCAACGAAGAAGGGACACCCGGCACCATCCTGACGTTTTTCCCCTGGGAGGGTATAGGACCCGGTAAAAACGGGGTGGGTATGGCCACCGAAATCGGCTATTCCGTACCGGCCGGAAGCCTGGATAACTGGGCCGGGCGATTCATGGAGTTTGGGGTGTCTATGGGCGAACAGTCGGAGCGGTTTGGTGAAACCTATTTGCCCTTCACTGACCCCGATGGGCTGGCGATTGCGCTCATTCAGCATTCAGATCAGCGACCCGTCTGGGAAACGGCGGACATCAAACTAGACATGGCAACGCAGGGGTTTCATAGCGTAACGCTGAGTCTGCAAACAATTGAGGCAACTGCCCGCGTGTTGACCGATATTTTTGGGTATACGCTGCAAGCCCAGGAGGGCAATCGCTACCGGTTTGTTACGGATGCGATTCCCACCGCTTCGATTGTCGATTTGCTGGAAGAACCCAAAGGGACAACAGGCAGAAATGCCGCCGGAACCAATCACCACGTGGCATTCCGGGTGGCGAACGATACTATTCAGATGGAGTTTCGGGATAAGATTCTGAGCAAAGGATTACAGATAACGCCCAAAATTGACCGCGACTATTTCTTCTCGCTCTACTTCCGCGAGCCGGGGGGCGTCCTGTTTGAAATTGCCACCGATAACCCCGGCTTTACGGTAGATGAACCGCTGGAAGAATTGGGAACCAATCTCAAACTTCCGAAACAATACGAAACCTCACGGGAACGCATCGAGAAGTCATTACCACTCTTAGTGGCCCGATAA
- a CDS encoding alpha/beta fold hydrolase, with protein sequence MDTFNRVVLGALLSISMTLSTTEDVSAQASATGVKNVVLVHGTWADGSSWAKVIPLLEAKGLHVISVQNPLTSLGDDVAATKRAIELMSGPVLLVGHSWGGVVITEAGNHDKVAGLVYVAAAAPDEGQSFLELVQTAASTPGNDEIRPDAYGFVSMSPKGINDDFAQDLPESERKLLIATQGPQAFTALKEKITKAAWKSKPSWYVVAANDRMINPDLERTLAKKLKATTLELKSSHVAMLAQPEKVAAFILEAASKVKSM encoded by the coding sequence ATGGACACGTTTAACCGCGTCGTTTTAGGCGCACTACTTAGTATCAGCATGACACTTTCAACAACCGAAGATGTGTCGGCTCAGGCATCAGCCACCGGCGTAAAAAATGTAGTACTGGTTCACGGCACCTGGGCCGATGGCTCAAGCTGGGCCAAAGTAATTCCCTTACTGGAGGCTAAGGGACTCCATGTAATCTCGGTGCAAAACCCACTCACCTCGCTGGGCGACGATGTGGCGGCTACCAAACGGGCCATCGAGTTAATGAGTGGTCCCGTTTTACTGGTGGGCCATTCCTGGGGGGGCGTGGTCATAACGGAAGCGGGTAACCACGACAAGGTAGCCGGGCTTGTTTATGTAGCCGCAGCGGCTCCCGACGAAGGTCAGTCATTCCTGGAACTGGTACAGACGGCAGCCTCCACACCCGGAAATGATGAGATCAGACCCGATGCCTACGGCTTTGTCAGCATGTCGCCCAAAGGTATCAATGACGATTTTGCGCAGGACTTACCCGAATCAGAGCGGAAGTTATTGATTGCAACGCAGGGGCCACAGGCTTTCACGGCCCTAAAGGAAAAAATTACCAAAGCGGCCTGGAAAAGCAAGCCTTCCTGGTATGTCGTTGCGGCTAATGACCGCATGATCAATCCGGATCTTGAACGGACGCTGGCCAAAAAACTCAAGGCAACTACCCTCGAACTGAAATCCAGCCATGTTGCCATGCTGGCTCAGCCGGAGAAAGTAGCTGCGTTCATTTTGGAAGCCGCCAGTAAGGTAAAGTCAATGTGA